In Littorina saxatilis isolate snail1 unplaced genomic scaffold, US_GU_Lsax_2.0 scaffold_777, whole genome shotgun sequence, a genomic segment contains:
- the LOC138954975 gene encoding matrilin-2-like gives MSDCVVIIIIIIIIIIIIIIIIIINNNNNNNNNNNNINININNNNNNNNSGTSSSRKSNIDECSGKHACPGECINAAGSYQCQCQTPGYRPSSVPTFCEDVDECAENKGGCQDVCVNKWGTYKCRCEQRGLRLAKDNHSCEDVDECKRYKTKVCRHGVCSNTDGSFVCTCKAGFSTATDRSACIDVDECEENNGGCQQVCNNTMGSFHCGCHHGYVLDKSKVMCSDVDECVSDADLCEDTCVNTPGGFTCICTRLGHVLGPDNRTCVACEVLQYFDDSAQACRFCPAHAHATPGKVALSLSDCVCDLGFRGSPADMQECKDVDECGEGYLRCSHTCVNIPGTAFCACPTGYVVDSAGRSCEDLDECREDENGVVKASCNQVCMNTPGSYTCQCRGDGYTLQTNGHTCTDENECKTGAHNCSHKCVNTDGGFVCECRTGYFMDEDTGVCTDVNECFLDQNPCRQLCNNTEGSYECSCYNAGFRLSRDGTSCV, from the exons ATGTCTGATTGtgtcgttatcatcatcatcatcatcatcatcatcatcatcatcatcatcatcatcatcatcaacaacaacaacaacaacaacaacaacaacaacaacatcaacatcaacatcaacaacaacaacaacaacaacaacagcggcACCAGCAGTAGCAGGAAAAGCA ACATTGACGAATGCAGCGGCAAACACGCGTGTCCAGGGGAGTGCATCAATGCTGCGGGAAGTTACCAGTGTCAGTGTCAAACTCCAGGTTATCGCCCTTCATCCGTACCCACTTTCTGCGAAG acGTGGACGAGTGCGCGGAGAACAAGGGAGGGTGCCAGGACGTGTGCGTCAACAAGTGGGGAACTTACAAGTGTCGCTGTGAACAGCGCGGCCTTCGTCTGGCCAAAGACAACCACTCTTGTGAAG ACGTAGACGAATGCAAGCGGTACAAAACCAAGGTGTGTCGCCATGGGGTGTGTTCCAACACTGACGGATCCTTTGTGTGCACGTGCAAAGCGGGATTTTCCACGGCGACTGACAGGAGCGCATGTATAG ACGTGGACGAGTGTGAGGAAAATAATGGCGGGTGCCAGCAAGTGTGTAACAACACTATGGGATCCTTCCACTGTGGCTGTCACCATGGTTACGTCCTTGACAAGAGCAAGGTGATGTGTTCCG ATGTGGACGAATGTGTGTCAGACGCTGATCTGTGTGAAGACACGTGTGTCAACACCCCGGGTGGATTTACCTGCATCTGCACCCGACTTGGTCACGTGTTGGGTCCAGACAACAGAACATGTGTTG CTTGTGAGGTACTCCAGTATTTTGATGATTCTGCGCAAGCCTGTCGTTTCTGTCCCGCGCATGCGCACGCCACACCAGGCAAGGTGGCGTTATCGCTGTCTGACTGTGTATGTGATTTAGGCTTCAGAGGATCACCCGCCGATATGCAAGAATGTAAAG ATGTTGATGAGTGTGGGGAAGGTTATTTGCGTTGTTCACACACCTGTGTCAACATTCCCGGAACTGCCTTCTGCGCATGCCCCACCGGATATGTCGTCGACTCTGCCGGAAGAAGTTGTGAGG ACCTTGACGAATGCAGAGAGGACGAAAACGGAGTGGTGAAAGCCTCTTGCAACCAGGTGTGTATGAACACCCCGGGTTCTTACACCTGCCAGTGTCGCGGGGATGGCTACACGCTTCAAACGAACGGTCACACCTGCACAG ATGAAAACGAGTGCAAGACAGGGGCACATAACTGCAGCCACAAGTGTGTTAACACTGACGGAGGGTTCGTCTGTGAATGCCGCACTGGTTATTTCATGGATGAGGACACAGGTGTTTGTACCG